One segment of Maridesulfovibrio ferrireducens DNA contains the following:
- a CDS encoding amino acid ABC transporter permease — translation MNNTQKRITSLDILLLAVVIGVLSTLSYHVVTQLNYHWNWSVIPNYIIRYDQVTETWKAGQLTQGLLVTLRLSVWSIIFALIIGTVMGIFRVSPRPLYRMISSSYVGLIRNIPPLVLIFIFYYFLGDQLMSLTGITELSYSLDDKDFPFLTFLFGPIEQLPAFLSGVLTMSLFEGAYITEIVRAGIESIDVEQWEASKALGFNRRKQLIYIILPQAFSQSLPTLAGQFISTIKDSSIVSVISIQELTFAGQELMSATYRTFEIWSVVIVLYFLLTFPCSIAVRALEKKMNRHKSL, via the coding sequence ATGAATAATACGCAAAAAAGGATAACATCCCTTGATATACTGCTTCTTGCAGTTGTCATAGGGGTGTTATCCACTCTTTCCTATCATGTTGTTACGCAGCTTAATTACCATTGGAACTGGTCTGTAATACCCAATTATATCATAAGATATGATCAGGTTACAGAAACGTGGAAAGCTGGACAACTCACGCAGGGACTTTTGGTGACGCTGCGCCTTTCCGTATGGTCAATTATTTTTGCACTGATTATCGGTACGGTAATGGGCATTTTCAGAGTAAGCCCGCGTCCACTCTATCGCATGATTTCAAGCTCTTACGTCGGACTTATTCGCAATATTCCGCCATTGGTGTTAATCTTCATCTTTTATTATTTTCTAGGCGATCAACTAATGAGCCTTACGGGAATAACAGAGCTTTCGTACTCTCTTGATGATAAAGATTTTCCGTTTCTAACTTTTTTATTCGGTCCCATTGAACAACTCCCCGCCTTTCTTTCGGGAGTACTCACCATGTCCCTGTTTGAAGGGGCATACATCACTGAAATTGTACGTGCAGGAATTGAATCAATTGACGTCGAACAGTGGGAAGCGTCTAAGGCTCTAGGATTCAACCGCCGCAAACAACTCATTTATATAATCCTGCCGCAAGCATTTTCACAATCTTTGCCGACTCTTGCGGGACAATTTATTTCTACAATAAAAGATTCCTCAATAGTTTCAGTTATTTCGATACAAGAATTAACCTTTGCAGGACAGGAACTTATGTCTGCCACATACCGTACTTTTGAAATTTGGTCCGTAGTAATAGTTCTATATTTTTTGCTGACATTTCCGTGCTCAATTGCAGTAAGAGCTTTAGAAAAAAAGATGAATCGCCACAAAAGTCTTTAA
- a CDS encoding lysophospholipid acyltransferase family protein, whose protein sequence is MKIKVKPSLVAAPMAFFYKALTKTLRFEVEGLENLIEIMDRKEPVMLALWHNELFALTSYGMTKGFPYVTMASDSRDGQIITETLERLGFKVARGSSTRGGVKAMLGMTRLMKREGCIGIITVDGPKGPRHKVKQGILAIAQKTDSLIIPMRGYVENPMVFKKSWDHFEVAKPFSRCKVFMDKPFKVTDQKLSPEILESEASKIEAAMYNLGNGF, encoded by the coding sequence ATGAAGATAAAAGTTAAACCCTCTTTAGTTGCCGCGCCTATGGCGTTTTTTTATAAGGCTCTGACTAAAACTCTTCGCTTTGAAGTTGAAGGTCTTGAAAATCTCATTGAGATTATGGATCGCAAAGAGCCTGTCATGCTTGCTTTATGGCATAATGAGCTATTCGCATTGACATCCTATGGAATGACTAAGGGTTTTCCATACGTTACCATGGCTAGTGATAGTCGTGACGGTCAAATCATTACTGAGACTTTGGAACGCTTAGGGTTTAAAGTTGCAAGAGGTTCCTCAACACGTGGAGGGGTTAAAGCAATGCTCGGTATGACCCGCCTGATGAAAAGGGAAGGTTGTATAGGCATAATTACCGTCGATGGCCCTAAAGGTCCGCGTCATAAAGTTAAGCAGGGTATTTTAGCCATTGCGCAAAAAACAGACTCCCTTATTATTCCTATGCGCGGATATGTTGAAAATCCTATGGTTTTTAAAAAATCCTGGGATCATTTTGAGGTGGCAAAGCCTTTCAGCCGTTGCAAGGTATTCATGGATAAGCCTTTCAAGGTTACTGATCAAAAACTCAGTCCGGAAATACTGGAATCTGAAGCTTCCAAAATTGAGGCTGCAATGTACAATCTTGGAAACGGCTTTTAA
- the yedF gene encoding sulfurtransferase-like selenium metabolism protein YedF yields MSVKIECQGLPCPQPVIKCKNAIEADNPEEIIILVDNEAAMENVSRFMTTRGYEVHTEKNDSLISITGKKSSENNIPTAATCETCVIMSDDELAQIGSKTLIFLNSDYLGHGDDELGAKLMFNFVATLSELGDSLWRIILVNGAVKLATAGHTCLETLQALETSGVSILVCGTCLDHFNLLDKRAVGETTNMLDVVTSLQLASKVIKA; encoded by the coding sequence ATGTCAGTAAAAATAGAATGTCAGGGGTTACCCTGCCCTCAGCCAGTTATTAAATGTAAAAACGCCATTGAAGCTGATAATCCGGAAGAAATTATTATTCTTGTCGATAATGAAGCCGCGATGGAAAATGTATCCAGATTTATGACAACAAGAGGATACGAAGTCCATACAGAAAAAAATGATTCATTAATTTCCATTACAGGTAAAAAATCTTCGGAAAACAATATTCCTACAGCTGCAACTTGTGAGACCTGCGTAATAATGAGCGATGATGAATTGGCGCAAATAGGCAGTAAGACACTGATTTTCCTTAATAGTGATTACTTAGGTCACGGAGACGATGAACTGGGCGCTAAGCTGATGTTTAACTTTGTCGCAACGCTTTCAGAGCTTGGTGATTCATTGTGGCGCATCATTCTGGTTAACGGCGCGGTCAAGCTTGCTACAGCCGGACACACCTGTCTGGAGACACTGCAAGCATTGGAAACATCAGGAGTTTCAATCCTTGTATGCGGAACTTGTCTGGATCATTTCAACCTGCTTGATAAAAGAGCTGTCGGTGAAACAACCAATATGCTTGATGTGGTCACAAGTCTGCAACTTGCCAGCAAAGTCATTAAAGCTTAA
- a CDS encoding transporter substrate-binding domain-containing protein produces MTLWRTINTGLAAVILIIGVSTAVWAGNVRQNLAQESTLETIQKNQTLRVGFSTFKPWAMKDKNGDFIGFEIDVAKRLAEDMGVKIRFIPTKWDGIIPALLTGKFDIIIGGMGITPKRNLKVNFSDPYEFTGMSIIASKSAASGKKSLADFNNPATKVSVRLGTTAEKAAQNFLPKATLLKFSDEAASIQELLNGRVACLIASNPLPANLVQKYPGKLYLPLKGDFTKEPIGFAIRKSDPDFLNYLNNWIKVTNSEGWLELRFNYWFKTAKWESLVE; encoded by the coding sequence ATGACTTTGTGGAGAACCATTAACACAGGGCTTGCAGCCGTAATCCTGATCATAGGGGTTTCAACTGCGGTATGGGCCGGGAATGTCAGACAAAATCTGGCACAGGAAAGCACACTTGAAACCATTCAAAAAAATCAAACTCTGCGCGTAGGATTTTCAACATTCAAACCGTGGGCAATGAAAGATAAAAACGGCGATTTTATTGGCTTTGAAATTGATGTGGCCAAACGCCTTGCAGAAGATATGGGCGTAAAAATCAGGTTTATTCCCACAAAATGGGACGGTATTATTCCCGCCCTTCTCACAGGTAAATTTGATATAATTATCGGCGGAATGGGAATTACTCCAAAACGAAACTTAAAAGTTAACTTTTCTGATCCCTACGAATTCACCGGAATGTCCATTATTGCCAGTAAATCCGCGGCTTCTGGTAAAAAATCACTTGCGGATTTCAATAACCCGGCTACAAAGGTTTCTGTTCGTCTAGGGACAACGGCGGAAAAAGCTGCTCAAAACTTTCTGCCAAAAGCTACCCTTCTCAAATTCAGTGATGAAGCTGCGTCAATTCAGGAACTTCTCAACGGTAGAGTGGCGTGCCTGATCGCATCCAACCCGCTTCCTGCCAATCTAGTTCAAAAATATCCCGGTAAACTTTACCTGCCGCTTAAAGGTGACTTCACGAAAGAACCTATCGGTTTTGCCATTAGGAAAAGTGACCCTGATTTTCTCAATTATCTCAATAATTGGATTAAAGTTACCAACTCAGAAGGCTGGCTCGAATTGCGTTTTAATTACTGGTTTAAAACAGCCAAATGGGAATCCCTCGTAGAGTAA
- a CDS encoding ABC transporter ATP-binding protein — translation MPKGDKYNYLNNKHLVKRCLSYFKQYKFRIFIAFISMGFVAAATAATAYLIQPAMDDIFINKDREALFLIPIAFVVVMLVKGFFRFFQSYLMNTTGLLVLENLRNDLFQKIVCLPMNFFEESQVGMLMSRILNDVMEIRQSLPSFIMMIREVITIIGLIALVFYRDAYLAFWAVLVLPLAIFPFFYFGRKLRKLGRKNQVKISDINARLQEVFSGVKVIKIFANEKLESEKFDLENHRLVKIAINQVLHSELSSRIMEIVGALGIGLVLWYGGAQVIDGRSTPGTFFSFIAALIMLYEPIKKINSANLTIQRAFAGAERVFEILDSPIINVEKGGTKEFDLPFKELHIKDLSFSYTSSNEPVLNNINLKVKAGQKIAIVGPSGSGKTTLVNLIPRFYDPEKGSLKINGNPVQDYSLKSLRLNLGMVSQETFLFNATVRENIAYVHQDAPFEDVKKAAETAFAHDFIEGLPEGYDTIVGERGVRLSGGQKQRLTIARALLKNPPLLILDEATSALDTESERVVQMALENLMKDRTSIVIAHRLSTILTADVIVVMEKGNIVAKGSHKELLQNCPLYIKLYNMQFQDA, via the coding sequence TTGCCCAAAGGCGATAAATATAATTACTTGAACAATAAACACCTTGTTAAAAGGTGTTTATCTTATTTTAAACAGTACAAATTCAGAATTTTCATAGCATTTATATCTATGGGATTTGTTGCAGCAGCTACAGCGGCTACGGCTTATCTTATTCAGCCGGCTATGGATGATATTTTTATTAATAAAGACCGCGAAGCTCTGTTTTTAATCCCTATCGCTTTTGTCGTAGTTATGCTCGTTAAGGGATTTTTTAGATTTTTCCAGTCCTATCTGATGAATACCACCGGATTACTTGTTCTGGAAAATCTTCGAAATGATCTTTTTCAAAAAATAGTATGTTTACCCATGAACTTTTTTGAAGAGAGTCAGGTGGGCATGCTTATGTCCAGAATACTTAATGATGTCATGGAAATAAGGCAAAGCTTACCGTCTTTTATTATGATGATTCGCGAAGTGATCACGATTATCGGTCTTATCGCATTGGTTTTTTATCGTGACGCTTATCTGGCCTTTTGGGCGGTGCTGGTTCTTCCTCTGGCTATTTTTCCTTTTTTCTACTTCGGCAGAAAACTGCGCAAGCTCGGCCGTAAAAATCAGGTGAAAATTTCAGATATCAATGCTCGTCTTCAGGAAGTTTTTAGCGGTGTTAAGGTTATTAAAATTTTTGCTAATGAAAAACTTGAATCTGAAAAATTTGATCTTGAAAATCATAGATTAGTTAAAATCGCGATTAATCAGGTTCTGCACAGTGAGCTTTCTTCTCGAATAATGGAAATTGTCGGAGCGCTCGGAATCGGTCTTGTTTTATGGTATGGAGGCGCGCAGGTTATTGATGGACGGTCAACTCCGGGTACTTTTTTCTCATTTATTGCGGCACTGATCATGCTTTATGAACCAATCAAAAAAATTAACAGTGCAAATTTAACAATTCAAAGAGCTTTTGCCGGCGCTGAAAGAGTTTTTGAAATATTAGATTCTCCTATTATTAATGTAGAGAAAGGAGGAACAAAGGAATTTGACCTTCCTTTTAAAGAACTTCATATAAAAGATCTTTCCTTCAGCTATACATCTTCCAACGAACCTGTCCTTAACAATATTAATTTAAAAGTTAAGGCCGGACAGAAAATTGCCATTGTGGGACCAAGCGGATCAGGAAAGACAACTCTTGTTAATCTTATTCCTCGTTTTTATGATCCTGAGAAGGGCAGTCTTAAAATTAATGGAAATCCGGTTCAGGATTATTCACTTAAATCATTGCGTTTGAATCTGGGTATGGTCTCTCAGGAAACTTTCCTTTTCAATGCTACTGTTCGTGAGAACATTGCCTATGTTCATCAGGATGCACCTTTTGAAGACGTTAAAAAGGCTGCCGAAACAGCATTCGCCCATGATTTCATTGAAGGACTGCCGGAAGGATATGATACAATTGTCGGCGAACGAGGAGTAAGGCTTTCAGGTGGTCAAAAGCAAAGACTCACGATTGCTCGCGCATTGCTTAAAAATCCTCCTTTGCTTATACTTGATGAAGCTACAAGCGCCCTTGATACAGAATCAGAGCGGGTAGTTCAGATGGCTCTTGAAAACTTGATGAAAGATAGAACCAGTATTGTAATTGCTCACAGGCTCTCTACCATCCTTACAGCTGATGTTATAGTTGTTATGGAAAAGGGTAATATTGTCGCAAAAGGCAGTCATAAAGAACTGCTCCAAAATTGTCCTTTATACATCAAACTATATAACATGCAGTTCCAGGATGCTTAG
- a CDS encoding HD-GYP domain-containing protein → MKDIIDIVGAHVELQKKEQDIVHLTVHQFAESLGNAIDAKDACTSSHSEDVAVISQAIGVQMGLTSDRCKALHIAGHLHDIGKIGIPDSILKKKGSLTDEEYEVVKLHPVTGAEIVGPVTVFSGDNGIAKMILHHHERFDGKGYPAGLKGNDIPFGSRIIAVADTLSAMMQDRPYRKAIAFEHVLGEIKWCSGTQLDPTVVKAFMKISDKVGKYLSDMRTLNEDDLIAHIKTV, encoded by the coding sequence ATGAAAGATATTATTGATATTGTTGGAGCACATGTTGAGTTACAAAAAAAAGAACAGGATATAGTTCACCTGACTGTTCATCAATTTGCTGAATCCCTTGGAAATGCAATTGATGCTAAAGATGCTTGTACAAGTTCACATTCAGAAGATGTAGCTGTAATCTCGCAGGCAATCGGAGTGCAAATGGGACTTACTTCAGATAGATGCAAGGCTTTGCACATTGCCGGACATCTTCATGATATAGGTAAAATTGGAATTCCTGATTCAATTTTAAAGAAAAAGGGATCTTTGACTGATGAAGAATATGAAGTGGTAAAGCTGCATCCAGTAACAGGCGCGGAAATTGTCGGTCCGGTTACTGTCTTTTCTGGAGATAACGGCATCGCAAAGATGATCTTACATCATCATGAAAGATTTGACGGTAAAGGATATCCTGCTGGATTAAAGGGGAATGATATTCCGTTTGGGTCGCGAATAATAGCGGTTGCAGATACATTGTCTGCTATGATGCAGGACCGCCCTTATAGAAAAGCAATCGCTTTTGAACATGTTTTGGGAGAAATTAAATGGTGCTCCGGGACACAGCTGGATCCGACTGTTGTTAAAGCTTTTATGAAGATTTCCGATAAGGTTGGAAAATATTTGTCTGATATGCGAACTTTGAATGAAGATGATTTAATTGCACATATTAAAACTGTATAA
- a CDS encoding lysophospholipid acyltransferase family protein has protein sequence MKIKVNPALIAAPLAFCYKLMAKSLRFEVEGLENVTKALDSKKTIIMAVWHNELLALSAYGIVKDLPYVTIASDSNDGQIITDILERIGYEVVRGSSSKGGLKALLGMTRVMKRKGRVGIITMDGPKGPRHKVKPGIMAIAQRTGSLIIPMRGYLKNPIVFEKAWDKFELPRPFDRCKIFMGTPFQITDQKLSSEQLKLEADKIEDEMKNLGSGF, from the coding sequence ATGAAAATAAAAGTTAATCCGGCGCTTATTGCCGCTCCATTGGCATTTTGTTACAAGCTGATGGCAAAATCTCTTCGCTTTGAAGTTGAAGGTCTTGAAAATGTAACTAAAGCTTTAGACAGTAAAAAAACAATCATTATGGCTGTATGGCACAATGAGCTTCTAGCTTTGTCCGCATATGGCATTGTAAAAGATCTTCCTTATGTGACCATAGCCAGCGATAGTAATGATGGTCAGATTATTACCGATATTTTGGAACGCATAGGTTATGAGGTTGTACGCGGTTCTTCTTCAAAAGGCGGGCTAAAAGCATTGCTCGGCATGACTCGTGTAATGAAGAGAAAAGGGCGCGTAGGAATCATTACCATGGATGGTCCGAAAGGGCCCCGGCATAAGGTTAAGCCGGGGATTATGGCGATTGCTCAACGAACCGGTTCTCTTATTATTCCCATGAGAGGATATCTCAAAAACCCGATCGTTTTTGAAAAAGCATGGGATAAATTTGAACTTCCAAGACCATTTGACCGTTGCAAAATTTTTATGGGAACCCCGTTTCAGATTACCGATCAAAAACTCAGCTCTGAACAACTAAAACTGGAAGCTGATAAAATAGAAGATGAAATGAAAAACCTAGGTAGTGGATTTTAA